The Phycisphaerales bacterium AB-hyl4 genome contains a region encoding:
- a CDS encoding LON peptidase substrate-binding domain-containing protein has translation MNASSAGIDVGFDAGLESCMAEALTIDFDSPVPLFPLANCVLLPHAVVPLHIFEPRYRAMTREALDEAGLVAMAVFAGDGWKQDYTGNPAIREHVCVGYLVRHEKLPGGRFNVLMQGICRAKVVRELEHEPYRLAMLEPTEVEAPMEIDLSEHRTRIESMLNEPALKSLASVHAMHRWLSEDLPTSAMIDLAALTLSQMVDERYAMLAEPDADRRALWLEQYLRKLRELVEQADRLGSGKMEGERYTVYLN, from the coding sequence GTGAATGCATCATCGGCGGGCATCGACGTCGGCTTTGACGCGGGCCTAGAATCATGCATGGCCGAGGCGCTGACGATTGATTTTGACAGCCCGGTGCCGCTTTTCCCGCTGGCGAACTGCGTGCTGTTGCCGCATGCGGTCGTGCCGTTGCACATCTTCGAGCCGCGGTATCGGGCGATGACGCGCGAGGCGTTGGACGAGGCGGGGCTGGTTGCGATGGCGGTGTTTGCCGGCGATGGGTGGAAGCAGGACTACACGGGCAACCCGGCGATACGCGAGCATGTCTGCGTGGGCTACCTGGTTCGGCATGAGAAGCTGCCGGGCGGCCGATTCAATGTGTTGATGCAGGGCATTTGCCGAGCAAAGGTGGTGCGCGAGTTGGAGCATGAGCCTTATCGGCTGGCGATGCTTGAGCCGACGGAGGTCGAAGCACCGATGGAGATTGATCTGTCGGAGCATCGCACGCGGATCGAGTCGATGCTCAACGAGCCGGCGCTGAAGTCGCTGGCGTCGGTGCACGCGATGCACCGTTGGCTGAGCGAAGACCTGCCGACGTCGGCGATGATCGACCTGGCGGCATTGACGCTGAGTCAGATGGTGGACGAGCGTTACGCGATGCTCGCAGAGCCGGACGCGGACAGGCGGGCGCTATGGCTGGAGCAGTATCTGCGCAAGCTGCGCGAGCTGGTCGAGCAGGCGGATCGGCTGGGGTCGGGCAAGATGGAGGGAGAGCGGTATACGGTTTATCTGAACTGA
- a CDS encoding NAD-dependent epimerase/dehydratase family protein, producing the protein MPASTALIVGCGYLGRGLAARLVELGQVVYGTTRSPDKARQLAALGVRPMLVHITQPVTLAALTPAIEAESLDVYHMIPPGRPGQSPSPRQVVLGGIAHVVKALRRANVRRAVLVSSSAVYGQRNGQLVDADTPAKPIDERGRLLLEGEQLWLAAGEAFHVVRLAGLYGPGRVVGLKAVHDGSPLVGNPQAMLNLLHVDDAVALLLAMRDAEQPGRVELGCDGHPVPRVDYYGHLAKLLDVPPPQVLDDATAARMLGLNLDRLRRSSSKALDNIATCRRTGWSPRFASYRDGLDDALSRSRS; encoded by the coding sequence ATGCCTGCTTCCACTGCATTGATCGTCGGCTGCGGCTACCTCGGCCGTGGGCTTGCCGCCCGGCTCGTTGAGTTGGGGCAGGTTGTTTATGGCACGACGCGTTCGCCGGACAAGGCCCGCCAGCTTGCGGCGTTGGGCGTACGGCCGATGCTGGTGCACATCACACAGCCCGTCACGCTCGCAGCGCTCACGCCGGCGATCGAGGCGGAGTCATTGGACGTTTACCACATGATCCCGCCCGGTCGGCCGGGCCAGTCGCCGTCGCCGCGACAGGTCGTGCTCGGCGGGATTGCCCACGTCGTCAAGGCGCTGCGGCGGGCGAACGTGCGGCGGGCAGTGCTCGTCAGCTCATCCGCGGTGTACGGCCAGCGCAACGGTCAACTGGTGGACGCCGACACGCCGGCAAAGCCGATCGACGAACGGGGCCGGCTGTTGCTCGAAGGTGAGCAGCTCTGGCTCGCGGCGGGCGAGGCGTTTCACGTCGTTCGGCTGGCTGGGCTGTACGGGCCCGGCCGAGTCGTCGGCCTCAAGGCGGTGCACGACGGCTCGCCGCTGGTGGGCAACCCGCAGGCGATGCTGAACCTGTTGCATGTGGACGACGCGGTGGCGTTGCTGCTGGCGATGCGTGACGCCGAGCAGCCGGGGCGGGTGGAGCTGGGATGTGATGGTCATCCCGTGCCGCGCGTGGACTATTACGGGCATCTGGCGAAGCTGCTGGACGTGCCCCCGCCACAGGTGCTCGACGATGCCACAGCAGCGCGGATGCTGGGGCTGAACCTCGATCGGCTACGTCGCAGTTCGTCCAAGGCGCTGGACAACATCGCGACGTGTCGGCGGACGGGCTGGTCGCCTCGCTTCGCCAGCTATCGCGACGGGCTGGATGATGCGCTGAGTCGCAGCCGATCGTGA